A stretch of the Cucurbita pepo subsp. pepo cultivar mu-cu-16 chromosome LG16, ASM280686v2, whole genome shotgun sequence genome encodes the following:
- the LOC111777590 gene encoding septin and tuftelin-interacting protein 1 homolog 1-like isoform X5, which produces MDDYQEMERFGMENDYDDGQWIGGEFYYRKRKEKRSQTKDDVLYGVFATGSDSDSDGDGFSSRKRRKDRDLSRKPDLTKPVNFVSTGTVMPNQEIDKISKDGDAENVEDNRPGLGLGSSTSGSGLGFSSSTADRNLDGFKENGSTVDGDEGGDDFFLPTAFGRKIKEGAERRERERVKSQIEKKSQVVAGGRKDSDSGNVGAFEKHTKGIGLKLLEKMGYKGGGLGKNKQGIVAPIEAKMRPKHMGMGFNDFKEAPKVQALQELEEKTLPQPTTKAKERLWSKQAKERLWSKQVRSKKKKEAYLTAEELLASKQDQALEVVQKVFDMRGPQVRVLTNLENLNAEEKARENDIPMPELQHNVRLIVDLAELDIQKIDRDLRNEKETALSLQEEKEKLEIELARQKKQMDSMEEIMSMIERIGEDNSAGTLTLDGLAKCFSGLQRKFGDEYKLCNLSCIACSFALPLFIRVFQGWDPLQNPSHGLEVILLWKTLLQDEDCVDIWDVTSPYTLLVSEVVLPAVRISGINTWQARDPEPMLRFLESWEKLLPPSVLHTVLDNVVMPKLASAVDLWEPQRDPVPIHMWVHPWLPLLGHKLEGMYQVIRTKLSFVLGAWHPSDASAYTILSPWKAVFDSASWEQLMCRFIVPKLQLVLQEFQVNPGNQKLDHFYWVTSWASAIPIHIMVDMMEKFFFSKWLQVLYHWLCSNPNFEEVTKWYMGWKELFPKELLANESIRYQLSCGLDMMNQAVEGMEVVQPGLKENISYLRVLEQRQFEAQQKAAAQAKQQGSAGLGNASHLDSMGGTVEMTLKEVLEAHAQQYGLLFKLKPGRMHNGHQIYGFGNVSIIVDALNQKVYAQTEESWSLVSLERLLDMHTSSTAKRR; this is translated from the exons ATGGATGATTATCAAGAAATGGAGAGGTTTGGTATGGAGAATGATTACGATGATGGCCAATGGATTGGGGGCGAGTTTTATTACCGAAAGCGCAAAGAGAAGAGGTCCCAAACGAAAGATGATGTTCTTTATGGTGTGTTTGCGACTGGGTCGGATTCGGACTCTGATGGTGATGGATTTTCGTCTCGGAAGCGCCGCAAGGACCGCGACTTGTCTAGGAAACCTGACCTCACCAAGCCTGTCAATTTTGTATCCACCGGCACCGTCATGCCCAACCAGGAGATTGATAAGATTTCCAAGGATGGAGATGCTGAGAATGTGGAAGACAACCGGCCTGGCCTTGGCTTGGGCTCTAGCACGTCTGGTTCTGGCCTGGGTTTTAGTTCTTCGACTGCTGACAGGAATCTTGATGGGTTTAAGGAGAATGGTTCTACTGTTGATGGAGATGAAGGTGGTGATGACTTCTTTTTGCCCACTGCGTTTGGGAGAAAGATAAAGGAAGGAGCTGAAAGGAGGGAGAgggaaagagtgaaatcacagatagagaagaaaagtcAAGTGGTAGCCGGGGGAAGAAAAGATTCTGACTCTGGGAATGTTGGAGCCTTTGAGAAGCATACCAAGGGCATCGGTCTGAAGCTACTCGAAAAAATGGGATACAAGGGAGGTGGGCTtggaaaaaacaaacaagGGATTGTAGCTCCTATCGAAGCTAAAATGAGGCCTAAGCATATGGGTATGGGGTTTAATGACTTCAAAGAGGCACCTAAGGTACAAGCTTTGCAGGAACTTGAGGAGAAAACATTGCCCCAACCAACGACAAAGGCAAAGGAGAGGCTATGGTCGAAGCAA GCAAAGGAGAGGCTATGGTCGAAGCAAGTAAGGtctaaaaagaagaaagaagcataTTTAACAGCTGAGGAATTACTGGCTAGCAAGCAGGACCAGGCATTGGAGGTTGTTCAAAAGGTGTTTGACATGCGTGGTCCTCAGGTGCGGGTGTTAACAAATTTAGAGAACTTGAACGCTGAAGAGAAAGCCAGAGAAAATGACATCCCTATGCCAGAGCTTCAGCATAATGTGAGGTTGATTGTAGATTTGGCTGAGTTGGATATCCAAAAAATTGATAGAGATTTGAGAAATGAGAAGGAAACTGCACTGAGCTTAcaggaagagaaggaaaagttAGAGATTGAGCTGGCTCGTCAGAAGAAGCAGATGGATAGTATGGAAGAAATTATGAGCATGATAGAACGAATAGGAGAAGATAATTCTGCTGGAACATTGACATTAGATGGACTTGCTAAGTGTTTCAGTGGCTTGCAGAGAAAATTTGGTGACGAGTACAAGTTATGTAACTTGTCTTGCATTGCATGTTCATTTGCACTACCTTTGTTTATTAGAGTATTTCAGGGCTGGGATCCTCTTCAAAATCCTTCTCATGGGTTAGAAGTGATATTGTTGTGGAAGACTCTTCTTCAAGATGAAGACTGTGTTGACATCTGGGATGTGACATCGCCTTATACTCTCCTGGTTTCAGAAGTTGTGCTACCTGCCGTACGAATCTCTGGCATAAATACTTGGCAGGCTAGGGATCCTGAACCAATGCTTCGGTTCTTAGAGTCTTGGGAAAAATTGCTGCCTCCTTCAGTCCTTCATACCGTATTGGACAATGTTGTCATGCCTAAACTTGCAAGTGCAGTAGATTTGTGGGAACCTCAGCGAGATCCTGTTCCTATCCACATGTGGGTACATCCATGGCTGCCATTGTTAGGGCATAAGCTGGAGGGTATGTATCAGGTCATACGTACAAAGTTGAGTTTTGTTCTTGGTGCTTGGCACCCGAGTGATGCTTCTGCCTATACTATATTATCACCTTGGAAAGCTGTATTTGATTCTGCTAGTTGGGAGCAGCTTATGTGTCGATTTATTGTACCTAAATTGCAGCTTGTCTTGCAAGAATTCCAAGTAAATCCAGGAAATCAGAAACTTGATCATTTTTACTGGGTTACTAGTTGGGCTTCTGCCATACCTATCCACATCATGGTTGATATGATGGAGaaattcttcttctccaagTGGCTACAGGTATTGTATCACTGGTTATGttcaaatccaaattttgagGAGGTTACAAAGTGGTATATGGGCTGGAAAGAACTCTTCCCAAAGGAGCTTCTGGCTAATGAAAGTATCAGGTACCAGCTTAGTTGTGGCCTGGATATGATGAATCAAGCCGTTGAAGGGATGGAGGTAGTTCAGCCAGGTTTGAAAGAGAATATTTCTTACCTTCGGGTTCTTGAGCAACGACAGTTCGAAGCTCAGCAGAAAGCTGCTGCGCAAGCTAAACAACAAGGCTCAGCTGGATTGGGTAATGCTTCTCATTTGGACAGTATGGGTGGTACAGTTGAGATGACTCTGAAAGAAGTACTTGAGGCCCATGCCCAACAGTACGGTTTGCTCTTTAAGCTTAAACCTGGAAGAATGCACAATGGGCACCAGATATATGGCTTTGGAAATGTAAGCATAATAGTCGACGCTCTAAATCAAAAAGTGTACGCCCAAACTGAGGAATCATGGTCCCTAGTATCCCTTGAACGATTACTGGACATGCACACTAGTTCTACAGCAAAGAGACGGTAG
- the LOC111777590 gene encoding septin and tuftelin-interacting protein 1 homolog 1-like isoform X4 produces the protein MDDYQEMERFGMENDYDDGQWIGGEFYYRKRKEKRSQTKDDVLYGVFATGSDSDSDGDGFSSRKRRKDRDLSRKPDLTKPVNFVSTGTVMPNQEIDKISKDGDAENVEDNRPGLGLGSSTSGSGLGFSSSTADRNLDGFKENGSTVDGDEGGDDFFLPTAFGRKIKEGAERRERERVKSQIEKKSQVVAGGRKDSDSGNVGAFEKHTKGIGLKLLEKMGYKGGGLGKNKQGIVAPIEAKMRPKHMGMGFNDFKEAPKVQALQELEEKTLPQPTTKAKERLWSKQVRSKKKKEAYLTAEELLASKQDQALEVVQKVFDMRGPQVRVLTNLENLNAEEKARENDIPMPELQHNVRLIVDLAELDIQKIDRDLRNEKETALSLQEEKEKLEIELARQKKQMDSMEEIMSMIERIGEDNSAGTLTLDGLAKCFSGLQRKFGDEYKLCNLSCIACSFALPLFIRVFQGWDPLQNPSHGLEVILLWKTLLQDEDCVDIWDVTSPYTLLVSEVVLPAVRISGINTWQARDPEPMLRFLESWEKLLPPSVLHTVLDNVVMPKLASAVDLWEPQRDPVPIHMWVHPWLPLLGHKLEGMYQVIRTKLSFVLGAWHPSDASAYTILSPWKAVFDSASWEQLMCRFIVPKLQLVLQEFQVNPGNQKLDHFYWVTSWASAIPIHIMVDMMEKFFFSKWLQVLYHWLCSNPNFEEVTKWYMGWKELFPKELLANESIRYQLSCGLDMMNQAVEGMEVVQPGLKENISYLRVLEQRQFEAQQKAAAQAKQQGSAGLGNASHLDSMGGTVEMTLKEVLEAHAQQYGLLFKLKPGRMHNGHQIYGFGNVSIIVDALNQKVYAQTEESWSLVSLERLLDMHTSSTAKRR, from the exons ATGGATGATTATCAAGAAATGGAGAGGTTTGGTATGGAGAATGATTACGATGATGGCCAATGGATTGGGGGCGAGTTTTATTACCGAAAGCGCAAAGAGAAGAGGTCCCAAACGAAAGATGATGTTCTTTATGGTGTGTTTGCGACTGGGTCGGATTCGGACTCTGATGGTGATGGATTTTCGTCTCGGAAGCGCCGCAAGGACCGCGACTTGTCTAGGAAACCTGACCTCACCAAGCCTGTCAATTTTGTATCCACCGGCACCGTCATGCCCAACCAGGAGATTGATAAGATTTCCAAGGATGGAGATGCTGAGAATGTGGAAGACAACCGGCCTGGCCTTGGCTTGGGCTCTAGCACGTCTGGTTCTGGCCTGGGTTTTAGTTCTTCGACTGCTGACAGGAATCTTGATGGGTTTAAGGAGAATGGTTCTACTGTTGATGGAGATGAAGGTGGTGATGACTTCTTTTTGCCCACTGCGTTTGGGAGAAAGATAAAGGAAGGAGCTGAAAGGAGGGAGAgggaaagagtgaaatcacagatagagaagaaaagtcAAGTGGTAGCCGGGGGAAGAAAAGATTCTGACTCTGGGAATGTTGGAGCCTTTGAGAAGCATACCAAGGGCATCGGTCTGAAGCTACTCGAAAAAATGGGATACAAGGGAGGTGGGCTtggaaaaaacaaacaagGGATTGTAGCTCCTATCGAAGCTAAAATGAGGCCTAAGCATATGGGTATGGGGTTTAATGACTTCAAAGAGGCACCTAAGGTACAAGCTTTGCAGGAACTTGAGGAGAAAACATTGCCCCAACCAACGACAAAGGCAAAGGAGAGGCTATGGTCGAAGCAAGTAAG GtctaaaaagaagaaagaagcataTTTAACAGCTGAGGAATTACTGGCTAGCAAGCAGGACCAGGCATTGGAGGTTGTTCAAAAGGTGTTTGACATGCGTGGTCCTCAGGTGCGGGTGTTAACAAATTTAGAGAACTTGAACGCTGAAGAGAAAGCCAGAGAAAATGACATCCCTATGCCAGAGCTTCAGCATAATGTGAGGTTGATTGTAGATTTGGCTGAGTTGGATATCCAAAAAATTGATAGAGATTTGAGAAATGAGAAGGAAACTGCACTGAGCTTAcaggaagagaaggaaaagttAGAGATTGAGCTGGCTCGTCAGAAGAAGCAGATGGATAGTATGGAAGAAATTATGAGCATGATAGAACGAATAGGAGAAGATAATTCTGCTGGAACATTGACATTAGATGGACTTGCTAAGTGTTTCAGTGGCTTGCAGAGAAAATTTGGTGACGAGTACAAGTTATGTAACTTGTCTTGCATTGCATGTTCATTTGCACTACCTTTGTTTATTAGAGTATTTCAGGGCTGGGATCCTCTTCAAAATCCTTCTCATGGGTTAGAAGTGATATTGTTGTGGAAGACTCTTCTTCAAGATGAAGACTGTGTTGACATCTGGGATGTGACATCGCCTTATACTCTCCTGGTTTCAGAAGTTGTGCTACCTGCCGTACGAATCTCTGGCATAAATACTTGGCAGGCTAGGGATCCTGAACCAATGCTTCGGTTCTTAGAGTCTTGGGAAAAATTGCTGCCTCCTTCAGTCCTTCATACCGTATTGGACAATGTTGTCATGCCTAAACTTGCAAGTGCAGTAGATTTGTGGGAACCTCAGCGAGATCCTGTTCCTATCCACATGTGGGTACATCCATGGCTGCCATTGTTAGGGCATAAGCTGGAGGGTATGTATCAGGTCATACGTACAAAGTTGAGTTTTGTTCTTGGTGCTTGGCACCCGAGTGATGCTTCTGCCTATACTATATTATCACCTTGGAAAGCTGTATTTGATTCTGCTAGTTGGGAGCAGCTTATGTGTCGATTTATTGTACCTAAATTGCAGCTTGTCTTGCAAGAATTCCAAGTAAATCCAGGAAATCAGAAACTTGATCATTTTTACTGGGTTACTAGTTGGGCTTCTGCCATACCTATCCACATCATGGTTGATATGATGGAGaaattcttcttctccaagTGGCTACAGGTATTGTATCACTGGTTATGttcaaatccaaattttgagGAGGTTACAAAGTGGTATATGGGCTGGAAAGAACTCTTCCCAAAGGAGCTTCTGGCTAATGAAAGTATCAGGTACCAGCTTAGTTGTGGCCTGGATATGATGAATCAAGCCGTTGAAGGGATGGAGGTAGTTCAGCCAGGTTTGAAAGAGAATATTTCTTACCTTCGGGTTCTTGAGCAACGACAGTTCGAAGCTCAGCAGAAAGCTGCTGCGCAAGCTAAACAACAAGGCTCAGCTGGATTGGGTAATGCTTCTCATTTGGACAGTATGGGTGGTACAGTTGAGATGACTCTGAAAGAAGTACTTGAGGCCCATGCCCAACAGTACGGTTTGCTCTTTAAGCTTAAACCTGGAAGAATGCACAATGGGCACCAGATATATGGCTTTGGAAATGTAAGCATAATAGTCGACGCTCTAAATCAAAAAGTGTACGCCCAAACTGAGGAATCATGGTCCCTAGTATCCCTTGAACGATTACTGGACATGCACACTAGTTCTACAGCAAAGAGACGGTAG
- the LOC111777590 gene encoding septin and tuftelin-interacting protein 1 homolog 1-like isoform X3 — MDDYQEMERFGMENDYDDGQWIGGEFYYRKRKEKRSQTKDDVLYGVFATGSDSDSDGDGFSSRKRRKDRDLSRKPDLTKPVNFVSTGTVMPNQEIDKISKDGDAENVEDNRPGLGLGSSTSGSGLGFSSSTADRNLDGFKENGSTVDGDEGGDDFFLPTAFGRKIKEGAERRERERVKSQIEKKSQVVAGGRKDSDSGNVGAFEKHTKGIGLKLLEKMGYKGGGLGKNKQGIVAPIEAKMRPKHMGMGFNDFKEAPKVQALQELEEKTLPQPTTKAKERLWSKQVRSKKKKEAYLTAEELLASKQDQALEVVQKVFDMRGPQVRVLTNLENLNAEEKARENDIPMPELQHNVRLIVDLAELDIQKIDRDLRNEKETALSLQEEKEKLEIELARQKKQMDSMEEIMSMIERIGEDNSAGTLTLDGLAKCFSGLQRKFGDEYKLCNLSCIACSFALPLFIRVFQGWDPLQNPSHGLEVILLWKTLLQDEDCVDIWDVTSPYTLLVSEVVLPAVRISGINTWQARDPEPMLRFLESWEKLLPPSVLHTVLDNVVMPKLASAVDLWEPQRDPVPIHMWVHPWLPLLGHKLEGMYQVIRTKLSFVLGAWHPSDASAYTILSPWKAVFDSASWEQLMCRFIVPKLQLVLQEFQVNPGNQKLDHFYWVTSWASAIPIHIMVDMMEKFFFSKWLQVLYHWLCSNPNFEEVTKWYMGWKELFPKELLANESIRYQLSCGLDMMNQAVEGMEVVQPGLKENISYLRVLEQRQFEAQQKAAAQAKQQGSAGLGNASHLDSMGGTVEMTLKEVLEAHAQQYGLLFKLKPGRMHNGHQIYGFGNVSIIVDALNQKVYAQTEESWSLVSLERLLDMHTSSTAKRR, encoded by the exons ATGGATGATTATCAAGAAATGGAGAGGTTTGGTATGGAGAATGATTACGATGATGGCCAATGGATTGGGGGCGAGTTTTATTACCGAAAGCGCAAAGAGAAGAGGTCCCAAACGAAAGATGATGTTCTTTATGGTGTGTTTGCGACTGGGTCGGATTCGGACTCTGATGGTGATGGATTTTCGTCTCGGAAGCGCCGCAAGGACCGCGACTTGTCTAGGAAACCTGACCTCACCAAGCCTGTCAATTTTGTATCCACCGGCACCGTCATGCCCAACCAGGAGATTGATAAGATTTCCAAGGATGGAGATGCTGAGAATGTGGAAGACAACCGGCCTGGCCTTGGCTTGGGCTCTAGCACGTCTGGTTCTGGCCTGGGTTTTAGTTCTTCGACTGCTGACAGGAATCTTGATGGGTTTAAGGAGAATGGTTCTACTGTTGATGGAGATGAAGGTGGTGATGACTTCTTTTTGCCCACTGCGTTTGGGAGAAAGATAAAGGAAGGAGCTGAAAGGAGGGAGAgggaaagagtgaaatcacagatagagaagaaaagtcAAGTGGTAGCCGGGGGAAGAAAAGATTCTGACTCTGGGAATGTTGGAGCCTTTGAGAAGCATACCAAGGGCATCGGTCTGAAGCTACTCGAAAAAATGGGATACAAGGGAGGTGGGCTtggaaaaaacaaacaagGGATTGTAGCTCCTATCGAAGCTAAAATGAGGCCTAAGCATATGGGTATGGGGTTTAATGACTTCAAAGAGGCACCTAAGGTACAAGCTTTGCAGGAACTTGAGGAGAAAACATTGCCCCAACCAACGACAAAGGCAAAGGAGAGGCTATGGTCGAAGCAAGTAAGGtctaaaaagaagaaagaagcataTTTAACAGCTGAGGAATTACTGGCTAGCAAGCAGGACCAGGCATTGGAGGTTGTTCAAAAGGTGTTTGACATGCGTGGTCCTCAGGTGCGGGTGTTAACAAATTTAGAGAACTTGAACGCTGAAGAGAAAGCCAGAGAAAATGACATCCCTATGCCAGAGCTTCAGCATAATGTGAGGTTGATTGTAGATTTGGCTGAGTTGGATATCCAAAAAATTGATAGAGATTTGAGAAATGAGAAGGAAACTGCACTGAGCTTAcaggaagagaaggaaaagttAGAGATTGAGCTGGCTCGTCAGAAGAAGCAGATGGATAGTATGGAAGAAATTATGAGCATGATAGAACGAATAGGAGAAGATAATTCTGCTGGAACATTGACATTAGATGGACTTGCTAAGTGTTTCAGTGGCTTGCAGAGAAAATTTGGTGACGAGTACAAGTTATGTAACTTGTCTTGCATTGCATGTTCATTTGCACTACCTTTGTTTATTAGAGTATTTCAGGGCTGGGATCCTCTTCAAAATCCTTCTCATGGGTTAGAAGTGATATTGTTGTGGAAGACTCTTCTTCAAGATGAAGACTGTGTTGACATCTGGGATGTGACATCGCCTTATACTCTCCTGGTTTCAGAAGTTGTGCTACCTGCCGTACGAATCTCTGGCATAAATACTTGGCAGGCTAGGGATCCTGAACCAATGCTTCGGTTCTTAGAGTCTTGGGAAAAATTGCTGCCTCCTTCAGTCCTTCATACCGTATTGGACAATGTTGTCATGCCTAAACTTGCAAGTGCAGTAGATTTGTGGGAACCTCAGCGAGATCCTGTTCCTATCCACATGTGGGTACATCCATGGCTGCCATTGTTAGGGCATAAGCTGGAGGGTATGTATCAGGTCATACGTACAAAGTTGAGTTTTGTTCTTGGTGCTTGGCACCCGAGTGATGCTTCTGCCTATACTATATTATCACCTTGGAAAGCTGTATTTGATTCTGCTAGTTGGGAGCAGCTTATGTGTCGATTTATTGTACCTAAATTGCAGCTTGTCTTGCAAGAATTCCAAGTAAATCCAGGAAATCAGAAA CTTGATCATTTTTACTGGGTTACTAGTTGGGCTTCTGCCATACCTATCCACATCATGGTTGATATGATGGAGaaattcttcttctccaagTGGCTACAGGTATTGTATCACTGGTTATGttcaaatccaaattttgagGAGGTTACAAAGTGGTATATGGGCTGGAAAGAACTCTTCCCAAAGGAGCTTCTGGCTAATGAAAGTATCAGGTACCAGCTTAGTTGTGGCCTGGATATGATGAATCAAGCCGTTGAAGGGATGGAGGTAGTTCAGCCAGGTTTGAAAGAGAATATTTCTTACCTTCGGGTTCTTGAGCAACGACAGTTCGAAGCTCAGCAGAAAGCTGCTGCGCAAGCTAAACAACAAGGCTCAGCTGGATTGGGTAATGCTTCTCATTTGGACAGTATGGGTGGTACAGTTGAGATGACTCTGAAAGAAGTACTTGAGGCCCATGCCCAACAGTACGGTTTGCTCTTTAAGCTTAAACCTGGAAGAATGCACAATGGGCACCAGATATATGGCTTTGGAAATGTAAGCATAATAGTCGACGCTCTAAATCAAAAAGTGTACGCCCAAACTGAGGAATCATGGTCCCTAGTATCCCTTGAACGATTACTGGACATGCACACTAGTTCTACAGCAAAGAGACGGTAG
- the LOC111777590 gene encoding septin and tuftelin-interacting protein 1 homolog 1-like isoform X2: protein MDDYQEMERFGMENDYDDGQWIGGEFYYRKRKEKRSQTKDDVLYGVFATGSDSDSDGDGFSSRKRRKDRDLSRKPDLTKPVNFVSTGTVMPNQEIDKISKDGDAENVEDNRPGLGLGSSTSGSGLGFSSSTADRNLDGFKENGSTVDGDEGGDDFFLPTAFGRKIKEGAERRERERVKSQIEKKSQVVAGGRKDSDSGNVGAFEKHTKGIGLKLLEKMGYKGGGLGKNKQGIVAPIEAKMRPKHMGMGFNDFKEAPKVQALQELEEKTLPQPTTKAKERLWSKQVRSKKKKEAYLTAEELLASKQDQALEVVQKVFDMRGPQVRVLTNLENLNAEEKARENDIPMPELQHNVRLIVDLAELDIQKIDRDLRNEKETALSLQEEKEKLEIELARQKKQMDSMEEIMSMIERIGEDNSAGTLTLDGLAKCFSGLQRKFGDEYKLCNLSCIACSFALPLFIRVFQGWDPLQNPSHGLEVILLWKTLLQDEDCVDIWDVTSPYTLLVSEVVLPAVRISGINTWQARDPEPMLRFLESWEKLLPPSVLHTVLDNVVMPKLASAVDLWEPQRDPVPIHMWVHPWLPLLGHKLEGMYQVIRTKLSFVLGAWHPSDASAYTILSPWKAVFDSASWEQLMCRFIVPKLQLVLQEFQVNPGNQKLDHFYWVTSWASAIPIHIMVDMMEKFFFSKWLQVLYHWLCSNPNFEEVTKWYMGWKELFPKELLANESIRYQLSCGLDMMNQAVEGMEVVQPGLKENISYLRVLEQRQFEAQQKAAAQAKQQGSAGLGNASHLDSMGGTVEMTLKEVLEAHAQQYGLLFKLKPGRMHNGHQIYGFGNVSIIVDALNQKVYAQTEESWSLVSLERLLDMHTSSTAKRR from the exons ATGGATGATTATCAAGAAATGGAGAGGTTTGGTATGGAGAATGATTACGATGATGGCCAATGGATTGGGGGCGAGTTTTATTACCGAAAGCGCAAAGAGAAGAGGTCCCAAACGAAAGATGATGTTCTTTATGGTGTGTTTGCGACTGGGTCGGATTCGGACTCTGATGGTGATGGATTTTCGTCTCGGAAGCGCCGCAAGGACCGCGACTTGTCTAGGAAACCTGACCTCACCAAGCCTGTCAATTTTGTATCCACCGGCACCGTCATGCCCAACCAGGAGATTGATAAGATTTCCAAGGATGGAGATGCTGAGAATGTGGAAGACAACCGGCCTGGCCTTGGCTTGGGCTCTAGCACGTCTGGTTCTGGCCTGGGTTTTAGTTCTTCGACTGCTGACAGGAATCTTGATGGGTTTAAGGAGAATGGTTCTACTGTTGATGGAGATGAAGGTGGTGATGACTTCTTTTTGCCCACTGCGTTTGGGAGAAAGATAAAGGAAGGAGCTGAAAGGAGGGAGAgggaaagagtgaaatcacagatagagaagaaaagtcAAGTGGTAGCCGGGGGAAGAAAAGATTCTGACTCTGGGAATGTTGGAGCCTTTGAGAAGCATACCAAGGGCATCGGTCTGAAGCTACTCGAAAAAATGGGATACAAGGGAGGTGGGCTtggaaaaaacaaacaagGGATTGTAGCTCCTATCGAAGCTAAAATGAGGCCTAAGCATATGGGTATGGGGTTTAATGACTTCAAAGAGGCACCTAAGGTACAAGCTTTGCAGGAACTTGAGGAGAAAACATTGCCCCAACCAACGACAAAGGCAAAGGAGAGGCTATGGTCGAAGCAAGTAAGGtctaaaaagaagaaagaagcataTTTAACAGCTGAGGAATTACTGGCTAGCAAGCAGGACCAGGCATTGGAGGTTGTTCAAAAGGTGTTTGACATGCGTGGTCCTCAGGTGCGGGTGTTAACAAATTTAGAGAACTTGAACGCTGAAGAGAAAGCCAGAGAAAATGACATCCCTATGCCAGAGCTTCAGCATAATGTGAGGTTGATTGTAGATTTGGCTGAGTTGGATATCCAAAAAATTGATAGAGATTTGAGAAATGAGAAGGAAACTGCACTGAGCTTAcaggaagagaaggaaaagttAGAGATTGAGCTGGCTCGTCAGAAGAAGCAGATGGATAGTATGGAAGAAATTATGAGCATGATAGAACGAATAGGAGAAGATAATTCTGCTGGAACATTGACATTAGATGGACTTGCTAAGTGTTTCAGTGGCTTGCAGAGAAAATTTGGTGACGAGTACAAGTTATGTAACTTGTCTTGCATTGCATGTTCATTTGCACTACCTTTGTTTATTAGAGTATTTCAGGGCTGGGATCCTCTTCAAAATCCTTCTCATGGGTTAGAAGTGATATTGTTGTGGAAGACTCTTCTTCAAGATGAAGACTGTGTTGACATCTGGGATGTGACATCGCCTTATACTCTCCTGGTTTCAGAAGTTGTGCTACCTGCCGTACGAATCTCTGGCATAAATACTTGGCAGGCTAGGGATCCTGAACCAATGCTTCGGTTCTTAGAGTCTTGGGAAAAATTGCTGCCTCCTTCAGTCCTTCATACCGTATTGGACAATGTTGTCATGCCTAAACTTGCAAGTGCAGTAGATTTGTGGGAACCTCAGCGAGATCCTGTTCCTATCCACATGTGGGTACATCCATGGCTGCCATTGTTAGGGCATAAGCTGGAGGGTATGTATCAGGTCATACGTACAAAGTTGAGTTTTGTTCTTGGTGCTTGGCACCCGAGTGATGCTTCTGCCTATACTATATTATCACCTTGGAAAGCTGTATTTGATTCTGCTAGTTGGGAGCAGCTTATGTGTCGATTTATTGTACCTAAATTGCAGCTTGTCTTGCAAGAATTCCAAGTAAATCCAGGAA ATCAGAAACTTGATCATTTTTACTGGGTTACTAGTTGGGCTTCTGCCATACCTATCCACATCATGGTTGATATGATGGAGaaattcttcttctccaagTGGCTACAGGTATTGTATCACTGGTTATGttcaaatccaaattttgagGAGGTTACAAAGTGGTATATGGGCTGGAAAGAACTCTTCCCAAAGGAGCTTCTGGCTAATGAAAGTATCAGGTACCAGCTTAGTTGTGGCCTGGATATGATGAATCAAGCCGTTGAAGGGATGGAGGTAGTTCAGCCAGGTTTGAAAGAGAATATTTCTTACCTTCGGGTTCTTGAGCAACGACAGTTCGAAGCTCAGCAGAAAGCTGCTGCGCAAGCTAAACAACAAGGCTCAGCTGGATTGGGTAATGCTTCTCATTTGGACAGTATGGGTGGTACAGTTGAGATGACTCTGAAAGAAGTACTTGAGGCCCATGCCCAACAGTACGGTTTGCTCTTTAAGCTTAAACCTGGAAGAATGCACAATGGGCACCAGATATATGGCTTTGGAAATGTAAGCATAATAGTCGACGCTCTAAATCAAAAAGTGTACGCCCAAACTGAGGAATCATGGTCCCTAGTATCCCTTGAACGATTACTGGACATGCACACTAGTTCTACAGCAAAGAGACGGTAG